A stretch of Microscilla marina ATCC 23134 DNA encodes these proteins:
- a CDS encoding patatin-like phospholipase family protein produces the protein MMNILRKFINGLVYSFPVQLFILNIKKNQLLLIFWLLLMVIVTEQFGSAVGLPSLFLEPEYLDKVNFWSFFIVGITLGIFTLSYQITSYILDSQKFNFLGGLPRPFTKFLINNSTIPFLFTGIYLIHLIQYQLAQRMSNEELWVRFGGLVTGFVISASGIYIYSASTNKDFFKLFASQLNKSLSRTRMVRVNVLERFYETKRSKFKVDYYLNNFFVPTRLDKEKINFSYRRHERVFNQNFRNGVIIQFIILTLVFVVGAFRDHQFFQIPAGASLVLLFTIAIMVIGALSYWLRGWTVTITFCLLMVLNFLMKEGILLTDYEAYGLNYNTTKAPYNLRRIKNLSNDRNYSQDVNITKIALENWRKKFSKKPKMIFLCTSGGGLRASVWTMRTLQIVDSTLNGRLMEHTMLMSGASGGLIGASYFRELYLRDKLSGGNIDVYDPKYLDNIAKDNLNALMFSLVVNDLFFVKGKFKFGNYQYHKDRGYAFEQQLNKNTNNILDKPLCDYKEPELLAQIPMMILAPTIMNDGRKLFISPLNVSYMTVPSIYQRRFLNQKAKGIEFLRFFDKQGSNNLRFLTALRMSASFPYITPNVKLPSNPAMEIIDAGLSDNFGVDNAVRFLYVFKDWIAENTSGVIFVSIRDTQKDKPIETSLEQSFFQRLTTPLGSVLYNWEYSQDIHNDNLVEFARSWFNGSINRIEFQYVPISKSLKEIKEKEAQVKKGRRKANPFKIIITERAPLSLRLTQKQKENIKRTIWELRNQSSLRRLQYLLR, from the coding sequence ATGATGAATATCTTACGTAAGTTTATCAATGGATTGGTATACTCGTTTCCAGTACAATTGTTTATTCTTAATATTAAGAAAAACCAATTATTGCTCATTTTTTGGCTATTACTTATGGTCATTGTTACCGAGCAGTTTGGGTCAGCAGTGGGTTTGCCTTCGTTGTTTTTAGAGCCTGAGTATCTCGATAAAGTTAACTTCTGGAGTTTTTTTATTGTAGGCATTACCCTCGGAATATTTACCCTTTCTTACCAAATTACCTCTTATATACTAGATAGCCAAAAGTTCAACTTTTTAGGAGGGTTGCCTCGCCCATTTACCAAGTTTTTAATTAACAACAGCACTATTCCATTTTTGTTTACTGGCATTTACCTTATTCACCTTATTCAATACCAGTTGGCACAACGTATGTCAAACGAAGAACTATGGGTTCGTTTTGGTGGTTTGGTGACAGGTTTCGTCATTTCGGCCAGCGGTATTTACATTTATTCGGCCAGCACCAACAAAGATTTTTTCAAGTTATTTGCTTCTCAGCTTAATAAAAGCCTAAGCCGTACCCGTATGGTGAGAGTAAATGTGCTAGAGCGATTTTATGAAACCAAGCGCAGCAAGTTTAAAGTAGATTATTACCTCAATAACTTTTTTGTACCTACCAGGCTAGACAAAGAAAAAATCAACTTTTCGTACCGTCGCCACGAGCGAGTATTTAATCAGAATTTCAGAAATGGTGTCATTATCCAGTTTATTATTCTTACACTGGTATTTGTTGTAGGTGCTTTTCGCGACCATCAGTTTTTCCAGATTCCAGCGGGTGCTAGCCTGGTGTTGCTTTTTACCATTGCCATTATGGTTATAGGGGCATTGTCGTATTGGTTAAGGGGCTGGACAGTTACCATTACCTTTTGCTTGTTGATGGTACTGAATTTTTTGATGAAAGAAGGAATCTTATTGACTGATTATGAAGCTTATGGACTCAACTACAACACTACCAAAGCTCCTTACAATCTTAGGCGGATCAAAAATCTAAGCAATGATAGAAACTATAGTCAAGATGTAAATATCACTAAAATTGCTTTGGAAAACTGGCGTAAAAAATTCTCCAAAAAACCCAAAATGATTTTCCTATGTACAAGTGGTGGAGGCTTGAGAGCATCAGTTTGGACAATGCGTACGTTGCAAATTGTAGATAGTACACTTAACGGGCGTTTAATGGAACACACAATGCTTATGTCGGGTGCTTCAGGAGGCTTGATTGGTGCAAGCTATTTCAGAGAATTGTATTTGAGAGATAAGCTAAGTGGGGGAAACATTGATGTATACGACCCAAAATACCTGGATAATATAGCCAAAGATAACTTGAATGCATTGATGTTTAGCTTGGTGGTAAATGATTTGTTTTTTGTCAAAGGCAAGTTCAAGTTTGGCAATTACCAATACCACAAAGATCGAGGATATGCCTTTGAACAACAGCTCAACAAGAATACCAATAACATACTAGATAAACCTCTGTGCGACTATAAAGAACCTGAGTTGCTGGCGCAAATTCCTATGATGATTTTGGCACCTACTATTATGAATGATGGTCGTAAACTATTCATATCCCCTTTGAACGTATCATATATGACTGTGCCCAGTATTTATCAGCGTCGTTTTTTGAACCAAAAAGCCAAGGGAATTGAGTTTTTGCGCTTTTTTGATAAACAAGGTTCCAACAATTTAAGATTTTTGACTGCCTTACGAATGAGTGCTTCTTTTCCGTATATCACCCCTAATGTCAAGTTGCCAAGTAACCCGGCAATGGAAATTATAGACGCAGGCTTGTCTGATAACTTTGGAGTAGACAATGCTGTTCGTTTTTTGTATGTATTTAAAGATTGGATTGCTGAAAATACTTCGGGGGTAATATTTGTATCTATACGTGATACTCAAAAAGACAAACCTATAGAAACCAGCCTGGAGCAATCGTTTTTTCAACGTTTAACCACTCCTCTGGGGAGTGTATTGTATAACTGGGAGTACTCACAAGATATTCACAACGACAATTTGGTAGAGTTTGCCCGCAGTTGGTTCAACGGATCTATCAATCGAATTGAGTTTCAGTATGTACCCATATCTAAAAGCCTAAAAGAGATCAAAGAAAAAGAAGCACAAGTAAAAAAAGGTCGACGTAAAGCTAATCCTTTTAAAATCATTATTACTGAACGTGCACCGCTTAGTTTGCGCTTGACGCAAAAACAAAAAGAAAATATCAAGCGCACAATATGGGAGCTTCGAAACCAAAGTTCACTGCGACGCTTACAGTACTTGCTTAGGTAA